The DNA window CAAGAGCCGACACCGCCGACGACGCGGCGCTACGACGACGGCACGCACCGCTTCGACTACACCTTGCGCCGCGCCAGCCGCCGCTCCATCGGCATTCGCATCGACGACCAGGGCATCGTCGTCAGCGCCCCGCGCTGGGTGGCCTTGGGACAGGTGCAGAGCGCGCTGGCCGACAAAGCCGCCTGGGTGGTGCGCCAGCATGGCCTGCGCGAGCAGCGCCACCGCGCGCAACAAGCCACGCGCATCGACTGGCGCGAAGGCGGCCGCCTGCCCTACCTTGGCCGCACCCTCACCCTGCGTCTGGGCGCCGACGGCAGCACCGCGCGCCTGCAGGACGACGCCGGCGAACTGCATCTCCCGCTGCCTGCCGACAGCGACGCCCGCCGCGTGCGCGACACCGCCCAGGCCTGGCTGCAGCGCGAAGCCATGGCCCTGTTCCAGCAGCGCACCGCGCATTTCGCGCAACGACTCGGCGTGGCGGTGCGCGCCATCAAACTCACCTCGGCCTCCACCCGCTGGGGCAGCGCCACCGCCTGCGGCACGCTGCGCCTGCACTGGCGCCTGCTGCATTTCTCGCCCGCCATCGTCGATTACGTCGTCGCCCACGAAGTGGCGCACCTGCGCGAAATGAACCACGGCCCGCGCTTCTGGCAAACCGTGGGCGAGCTGTTCCCCGAGTGGCAAACCGCCCGCAGCGAACTGCGGCACAGCCTGCTGCCCCCCTGGGAGTGAGGTTGCGGCGGCGCCCAAGCCGCCGGTTCAACCGTCATCCAACCAGGCCTTGCTGCAAGACCCAGGCGCCGAAGCCGGCCAGCGCCACGGCCGGCAAGCGCCGCTGCGCCATCCGGCGGGCGGTGCTACAAACAGCGGTGCGTGCCGCACAGCGGCGCAGCGTCCATTCCCCGCCATCGAACCCATCAATCCATACTCATCATGCAAATCCTCCACACCATGCTGCGCGTCGGCGACATGCAGCGCTCCATCGACTTCTACACCCGCGTGCTCGGCATGAAGCTGCTGCGCACCACCGAGCGCCCCGAGCAGAAGTACAGCCTGGCTTTCGTCGGCTACGCCGCCAACCCGGAGCAGGCCGAAATCGAGCTGACCTACAACCATGGCGTCGACCATTACGAACTGGGCAGCGCCTATGGCCACATCGCCCTCGGGGTGGACGACGTTTACGCCGCCTGCGAACGCATCAAGGCCGCCGGCGGCAAGGTCACGCGCGAAGCCGGGCCGGTTGCGGGCGGCAGCACCGTCATCGCCTTCGTCCAAGACCCGGACGGCTACAAGATCGAGCTGATCCAGCGCGGCACGCACTCTTGATGTTTCCCCAATCCGGGACAGTCTGAACCCCTCCCCACCCCAACCCTCCCCATGCATGGGGAGGGGGAGCTTTGTGCGTCGCTTCGAGTTTGTTGCCAATTCTGGAGCTCTCTCAAGGAAACGCAGGGCCGCCCCAAATTTCCTTGACCCCCACGGGGGGGGCGGGTCGGCGAGCCGACCCTGGGGGCGCTCAATAGGGCCGCCGGGCGCTTGCCCACGCCATACCCGCCCTGCCCAATCGCGGGTGCGAGCACCCTCAGTTCCTGCTCAGTCCATGCTCAGGACTGGCTAATGCCAAGCCTCGACACTCCTTCCCAGCCGCAAACGGTTTGCGGTGTGCCGGCTCCAGCCGGCACCCCTATCCAGCAAGGAGTTTCATCATGGCAACAACCCGTACCCTCATCGCATCCGCCCTGCTCGCCGTTGGCGGGCTCACAGCCGCGGCCTCCGCCTATGCCTTCGACGGCCAGCAATACAGCAAGGACGCCAAGGTCACGCTGGAGCAGGCGCGCGCCACCGCGCTCAAGCAAATCCCCAACGGCACCGTTGCCGACGAGGAACTGGAGAAGGAAAAAGGCGGCACCGGCCTGCGCTACTCGTTCGACATCAAGGCCGGCAACGCCACCCATGAAGTCGGCATCGACGCCCAAACCGGCGCCGTGCTGGAGAACAGCGTCGAAGGAGCGAACGCGGACTGAGCGGGCTGCCTTCATGGCCCCATCCGGGCGGCGCCGATGCCGCCCGGATGCCTATGATGGGCGCATGCTCCAAAGCCTGCGCCCATGAATTCCCCACCCACTGCAAGCGCCCGCAACCGGCGTCTTGACGCGCTCAAGCCCCATCATCCGAGCGGTTTCAAACCCCTTGCGGGCCTGCGGGTGCTGAGCGTGGCGCTCAACCTGCCTGGCCCGGCAGCCCTCGCCAGGTTGCACGCCCTGGGGGCCGAAGCGCGCAAGATCGAACCCCCGTCCGGCGACCCGATGCGGGCCATGTGCCCGCCGCTGTATCGCGCCATGCACCGTGGCGTCGCGGTGCGCACACTCGATCTCAAGACCCCGGCGGGACAGGACGCCTTGCAGCAGGAACTGCGCGATGCCGACCTGCTGCTGACCTCGTTCCGCCCGGCCGCGCTGCAACGCCTGGGGCTGGGCAAGCGCCGCCTGCGACGCGACCATCCCTCGCTTGCGTCCGTGGCCATCGTCGGCCAAACCGGGCGTGGCGCCAACCTGCCCGGCCACGACCTCACCTATCAGGCCCAAGCCGGACTCATCGACGCTGCGCGCCTGCCGCCCACGCTGCTGGCCGACATGACCGGCGCCTTGCTCACGGTGGAGGCCGCCATGGGGGCGTTGATGCAAGCCGCGGCGCGCCGCGGCGGCGGGACCACAAGCAACGCATCCCCCGTCGCGCCCGGCGTGCCTGGCGCGCACTTGCAAGTGGCCTTGGCCGACGCCGCCAGCTTCGCCGCCCTGCCCCACGGCGCCGGCCTCACCCTGGCCGGCGGCCTGCTCGGCGGCGCCCTGCCCGGCTACGCCGTGCACCCCTGCCGCGACGGCCTGGTCGCCCTGGCAGCGCTGGAGCCGCACTTCGCCGCCCAACTCGCCACCGTCGCCGGCGGCCCCAGCCACGCGGCCATAGCCCGCTGGTGCAAGGCGCATACGGTGGCTGAACTCCGCGCCCTGGCCTTGGAGCACGACCTGCCGCTTGAGGCGTGGGGCGTGGGGCCGTCGGGAAATCATGTGCCGGCAAGGCGCCGTGCCTGAATAGCCACCAAGCGTATGCAAAGCCGATGATTGACCACGCTGAAAGTGGCACCGACCCGACCATCACGACCAACAAGCGCGCTTTGCGGGTCGCCTACGTTCTCGCCTACCGTGCCCCCAACTA is part of the Thiomonas sp. X19 genome and encodes:
- a CDS encoding M48 family metallopeptidase; this encodes MQNKTEPSRQLSLFEGVDLAILAIEPPSIQPPATRPPLPRPDPLRPRPSGEVPAPLATPLAPAAAPPLASQPAPPSAPPRIAPPQEPTPPTTRRYDDGTHRFDYTLRRASRRSIGIRIDDQGIVVSAPRWVALGQVQSALADKAAWVVRQHGLREQRHRAQQATRIDWREGGRLPYLGRTLTLRLGADGSTARLQDDAGELHLPLPADSDARRVRDTAQAWLQREAMALFQQRTAHFAQRLGVAVRAIKLTSASTRWGSATACGTLRLHWRLLHFSPAIVDYVVAHEVAHLREMNHGPRFWQTVGELFPEWQTARSELRHSLLPPWE
- a CDS encoding PepSY domain-containing protein — encoded protein: MATTRTLIASALLAVGGLTAAASAYAFDGQQYSKDAKVTLEQARATALKQIPNGTVADEELEKEKGGTGLRYSFDIKAGNATHEVGIDAQTGAVLENSVEGANAD
- the gloA gene encoding lactoylglutathione lyase produces the protein MQILHTMLRVGDMQRSIDFYTRVLGMKLLRTTERPEQKYSLAFVGYAANPEQAEIELTYNHGVDHYELGSAYGHIALGVDDVYAACERIKAAGGKVTREAGPVAGGSTVIAFVQDPDGYKIELIQRGTHS
- a CDS encoding CoA transferase, whose protein sequence is MNSPPTASARNRRLDALKPHHPSGFKPLAGLRVLSVALNLPGPAALARLHALGAEARKIEPPSGDPMRAMCPPLYRAMHRGVAVRTLDLKTPAGQDALQQELRDADLLLTSFRPAALQRLGLGKRRLRRDHPSLASVAIVGQTGRGANLPGHDLTYQAQAGLIDAARLPPTLLADMTGALLTVEAAMGALMQAAARRGGGTTSNASPVAPGVPGAHLQVALADAASFAALPHGAGLTLAGGLLGGALPGYAVHPCRDGLVALAALEPHFAAQLATVAGGPSHAAIARWCKAHTVAELRALALEHDLPLEAWGVGPSGNHVPARRRA